A genomic window from Lycium barbarum isolate Lr01 chromosome 4, ASM1917538v2, whole genome shotgun sequence includes:
- the LOC132636696 gene encoding uncharacterized protein LOC132636696: protein MDTQIPISSQDLMSPNTIDEFQDLEVIQFDEDTLRELLYEVEQEPNCDNIVQDCVTQPMVIEMAPNFAKIEEEELVIDDFERLEMMELSHADTIACPEGVNEIFDVGEFAFDFSHFCSSIPLEEIGYDALWQDSS from the coding sequence ATGGATACACAAATTCCTATTAGCTCTCAAGATTTGATGAGTCCTAACACTATTGATGAATTTCAAGATTTGGAAGTGATACAATTTGATGAAGACACACTAAGAGAATTACTATATGAAGTAGAACAAGAACCAAATTGTGATAATATTGTACAAGATTGTGTAACACAACCAATGGTGATTGAAATGGCCCCAAATTTTGCGAAAATCGAGGAGGAGGAGCTTGTAATCGACGATTTCGAGCGGCTAGAGATGATGGAATTGTCTCATGCAGATACAATAGCCTGTCCAGAGGGAGTGAACGAGATTTTTGATGTGGGAGAATTTGCATTTGATTTTTCTCATTTTTGCTCTTCAATTCCTTTGGAAGAAATAGGATATGATGCCTTGTGGCAAGACAGCTCCTAA